A region from the Mya arenaria isolate MELC-2E11 chromosome 2, ASM2691426v1 genome encodes:
- the LOC128213197 gene encoding ras-related protein Rab-40B-like, producing the protein MSLPSEPRSPGPGSPKPYDCLLKFLLVGDSDVGKEELLSGMDNGSSESPYTASSCGIEYKTTTILLDGRRVKLMLWVTSGQGRFSTIFRSYSRGAQGILLVYDITNKWSFDNINRWIKEIDEHAPGVPKILVGNRLHLAYKRQVSEGEAELYAVKNEMAFFEVSPLCDFNVTESFAELSRVAIKRNGMTRSWGGHKALSLQELCCRTIVSSTTIYGIDQLPLPQTLKNHLKSYALTNKTRARMLSFIHRDTKDKHKKVKYLNPTDSPPAHCRKSCVIT; encoded by the exons ATGTCCCTGCCTAGCGAGCCACGATCCCCTGGGCCTGGGTCTCCAAAGCCATATGATTGCCTGCTTAAGTTCCTTCTTGTCGGTGACAGCGATGTCGGGAAAGAGGAGCTGCTGAGTGGGATGGACAACGGGTCTTCAGAATCTCCATACACCGCTTCCAGTTGTG GTATTGAGTACAAGACGACTACAATATTATTGGATGGAAGGAGAGTGAAATTGATGTTATG GGTGACTTCCGGTCAGGGCAGGTTCAGCACAATCTTCAGGTCCTACTCACGAGGGGCGCAG GGTATTCTTCTAGTCTATGATATAACAAACAAGTGGTCTTTTGACAACATAAACAGGTGGATCAAGGAAATTGATGAG CATGCCCCTGGTGTGCCAAAGATCCTGGTTGGGAACCGGTTGCACCTTGCGTACAAACGGCAGGTGAGCGAGGGGGAGGCCGAGTTGTACGCTGTCAAGAATGAAATGGCCTTCTTTGAGGTCAGTCCCCTCTGTGACTTTAATGTCACTGAGTCCTTCGCTGAACTGTCTCGGGTGGCCATCAAGCGGAACGGAATGACAAGGTCATGGGGAGGCCATAAAG CCCTTAGTCTGCAAGAGCTGTGTTGTCGGACGATTGTGTCAAGTACCACTATTTACGGAATAGACCAGTTACCCTTACCACAGACTCTCAAGAATCATCTCAAATCTTACGCCCTCACAAACAAGACTCGTGCCAGAATGCTCAGTTTCATTCACAGAGACACCAAGGATAAACACAAGAAGGTGAAATATCTCAACCCGACTGACTCACCGCCAGCCCACTGCAGAAAGAGTTGTGTGATTACCTAG